A single genomic interval of Physeter macrocephalus isolate SW-GA chromosome 5, ASM283717v5, whole genome shotgun sequence harbors:
- the INSIG1 gene encoding insulin-induced gene 1 protein isoform X1, translated as MPRLDDHPWSGPCAKGTKHRSHLRASARGLEAKVGEMITSSVSGPSPLVAHSARGTDPAHGPVGAGVGGHGGSGHINSWHHHLVQRSLVLFSVGVVLALVLNLLQVQRNVTLFPEEVIATIFSSAWWVPPCCGTAAAVVGLLYPCIDSHLGEPHKFKREWASVMRCVAVFVGINHASAKLDFANNVQLSLTLAALSLGLWWTFDRSRSGLGLGITIAFLATVITQLLVYNGVYQYTSPDFLYIRSWLPCIFFSGGVTVGNIGRQLAMIGLTVQVTPGKQFTCFRVADWEDDRLC; from the exons ATGCCCAGACTGGACGACCACCCCTGGAGCGGTCCCTGCGCTAAGGGCACGAAGCACAGAAGCCACCTGAGGGCCAGTGCCAGGGGGCTGGAGGCCAAAGTGGGAGAAATGATCACCTCCTCAGTGTCAGGCCCCTCTCCCCTGGTGGCCCACAGTGCCCGGGGCACTGACCCGGCTCACGGGCCCGTGGGCGCTGGTGTGGGAGGCCATGGCGGCAGTGGCCACATCAACAGCTGGCATCACCACTTGGTGCAAAGGAGCCTGGTGCTGTTCTCAGTGGGCGTGGTCCTGGCCCTGGTGCTGAACCTGCTGCAGGTCCAGAGGAACGTCACCCTGTTCCCTGAGGAGGTCATCGCCACTATCTTCTCCTCCGCCTGGTGGGTTCCCCCGTGCTGTGGGACAGCAGCTG CTGTGGTCGGCTTGCTGTACCCCTGCATCGACAGCCACCTTGGAGAGCCACACAAGTTCAAGAGGGAGTGGGCCAGCGTGATGCGCTGCGTGGCAGTTTTTGTTGGTATCAATCACGCCAGTGCT AAACTGGACTTTGCCAATAACGTTCAGCTCTCCTTGACGTTAGCAGCCCTGTCTTTGGGCCTCTGGTGGACATTTGACCGCTCAAGAAGTGGCCTTGGGCTTGGGATCACCATTGCCTTCCTTGCCACCGTGATCACTCAGCTGCTGGTGTACAATGGTGTCTATCA GTACACGTCCCCGGATTTTCTGTACATCCGCTCCTGGCTCCCGTGCATCTTCTTCTCGGGAGGGGTGACCGTGGGAAACATAGGACGACAGCTGGCCATG
- the INSIG1 gene encoding insulin-induced gene 1 protein isoform X4 has protein sequence MPRLDDHPWSGPCAKGTKHRSHLRASARGLEAKVGEMITSSVSGPSPLVAHSARGTDPAHGPVGAGVGGHGGSGHINSWHHHLVQRSLVLFSVGVVLALVLNLLQVQRNVTLFPEEVIATIFSSAWWVPPCCGTAAAVVGLLYPCIDSHLGEPHKFKREWASVMRCVAVFVGINHASAKLDFANNVQLSLTLAALSLGLWWTFDRSRSGLGLGITIAFLATVITQLLVYNGVYQLG, from the exons ATGCCCAGACTGGACGACCACCCCTGGAGCGGTCCCTGCGCTAAGGGCACGAAGCACAGAAGCCACCTGAGGGCCAGTGCCAGGGGGCTGGAGGCCAAAGTGGGAGAAATGATCACCTCCTCAGTGTCAGGCCCCTCTCCCCTGGTGGCCCACAGTGCCCGGGGCACTGACCCGGCTCACGGGCCCGTGGGCGCTGGTGTGGGAGGCCATGGCGGCAGTGGCCACATCAACAGCTGGCATCACCACTTGGTGCAAAGGAGCCTGGTGCTGTTCTCAGTGGGCGTGGTCCTGGCCCTGGTGCTGAACCTGCTGCAGGTCCAGAGGAACGTCACCCTGTTCCCTGAGGAGGTCATCGCCACTATCTTCTCCTCCGCCTGGTGGGTTCCCCCGTGCTGTGGGACAGCAGCTG CTGTGGTCGGCTTGCTGTACCCCTGCATCGACAGCCACCTTGGAGAGCCACACAAGTTCAAGAGGGAGTGGGCCAGCGTGATGCGCTGCGTGGCAGTTTTTGTTGGTATCAATCACGCCAGTGCT AAACTGGACTTTGCCAATAACGTTCAGCTCTCCTTGACGTTAGCAGCCCTGTCTTTGGGCCTCTGGTGGACATTTGACCGCTCAAGAAGTGGCCTTGGGCTTGGGATCACCATTGCCTTCCTTGCCACCGTGATCACTCAGCTGCTGGTGTACAATGGTGTCTATCA
- the INSIG1 gene encoding insulin-induced gene 1 protein isoform X2 produces MPRLDDHPWSGPCAKGTKHRSHLRASARGLEAKVGEMITSSVSGPSPLVAHSARGTDPAHGPVGAGVGGHGGSGHINSWHHHLVQRSLVLFSVGVVLALVLNLLQVQRNVTLFPEEVIATIFSSAWWVPPCCGTAAAVVGLLYPCIDSHLGEPHKFKREWASVMRCVAVFVGINHASAKLDFANNVQLSLTLAALSLGLWWTFDRSRSGLGLGITIAFLATVITQLLVYNGVYQYTSPDFLYIRSWLPCIFFSGGVTVGNIGRQLAMGVPEKPHSD; encoded by the exons ATGCCCAGACTGGACGACCACCCCTGGAGCGGTCCCTGCGCTAAGGGCACGAAGCACAGAAGCCACCTGAGGGCCAGTGCCAGGGGGCTGGAGGCCAAAGTGGGAGAAATGATCACCTCCTCAGTGTCAGGCCCCTCTCCCCTGGTGGCCCACAGTGCCCGGGGCACTGACCCGGCTCACGGGCCCGTGGGCGCTGGTGTGGGAGGCCATGGCGGCAGTGGCCACATCAACAGCTGGCATCACCACTTGGTGCAAAGGAGCCTGGTGCTGTTCTCAGTGGGCGTGGTCCTGGCCCTGGTGCTGAACCTGCTGCAGGTCCAGAGGAACGTCACCCTGTTCCCTGAGGAGGTCATCGCCACTATCTTCTCCTCCGCCTGGTGGGTTCCCCCGTGCTGTGGGACAGCAGCTG CTGTGGTCGGCTTGCTGTACCCCTGCATCGACAGCCACCTTGGAGAGCCACACAAGTTCAAGAGGGAGTGGGCCAGCGTGATGCGCTGCGTGGCAGTTTTTGTTGGTATCAATCACGCCAGTGCT AAACTGGACTTTGCCAATAACGTTCAGCTCTCCTTGACGTTAGCAGCCCTGTCTTTGGGCCTCTGGTGGACATTTGACCGCTCAAGAAGTGGCCTTGGGCTTGGGATCACCATTGCCTTCCTTGCCACCGTGATCACTCAGCTGCTGGTGTACAATGGTGTCTATCA GTACACGTCCCCGGATTTTCTGTACATCCGCTCCTGGCTCCCGTGCATCTTCTTCTCGGGAGGGGTGACCGTGGGAAACATAGGACGACAGCTGGCCATG